A single window of Sandaracinaceae bacterium DNA harbors:
- a CDS encoding NADH-quinone oxidoreductase subunit N produces the protein MTGDFASFMLVAPLLVVAFGGLAMMLADAFAKERAELSIVSAVILLAAAAISLGLWFNPVSATGENAELFTAYLASDRLAHFLDLVICGGAALAALLAGGYLREYGLERGEFYVILLFSAFGAMALGRATDLLSLFVALETMSLGIYGLVAFRRSSPKAAEGALKYFLLGSFASAVLLFGMSLLYGATGHTNLTEIAAVVSAGDAEPNILLLSMLLLVVGLAFKVSAVPFHAWAPDAYEGAVTPVTTYMAVVVKAAVFGVMIRVFLVALGDETVANADSGWPPAFAGLAAITLVFGNLAALIQKSVKRMLAYSSISHAGFMLLGLVAAWKTDGGVGLSALLYYLAAYTVSNVLAFASLILVGSRGKEAVSYDDLAGVGRRHPWVGVPMALGVLSLMGFPPLAGFFGKYYVILAAVEGGGGLVWLSVLAVIFSAVGAYYYLRVLVVMYMKEPEEGAPIAVPMRSGHVTAVIVIASYFVVRMGLTPEDYLALVSQVADPTQAVEWTTFLYDAGIALVAGGVAGALATMGGGSRDESAAEPAA, from the coding sequence ATGACCGGAGATTTCGCCTCGTTCATGCTCGTGGCGCCCCTCTTGGTAGTGGCGTTCGGCGGGCTCGCCATGATGCTCGCCGACGCGTTCGCGAAGGAGCGCGCGGAGCTGTCCATCGTCAGCGCGGTGATCCTGCTCGCCGCGGCCGCCATCAGCCTCGGCCTCTGGTTCAACCCGGTCTCCGCGACGGGTGAGAACGCGGAGCTCTTCACCGCCTACCTGGCGTCCGATCGCCTCGCGCATTTTCTGGATCTCGTGATCTGCGGCGGCGCGGCCCTCGCGGCGCTGCTCGCGGGCGGCTACCTGCGGGAGTACGGGCTCGAGCGGGGTGAGTTCTACGTCATCCTGCTCTTCAGCGCGTTCGGCGCGATGGCCCTCGGCCGCGCGACCGATCTCCTGAGCCTCTTCGTGGCCCTCGAGACGATGTCTCTCGGCATCTACGGTCTGGTGGCCTTCCGGCGCTCCAGCCCCAAGGCCGCCGAGGGCGCGCTCAAGTACTTCCTGCTCGGGAGCTTCGCCTCCGCGGTGCTGCTCTTCGGCATGTCGCTGCTCTACGGCGCGACCGGGCACACGAACCTGACCGAGATCGCGGCCGTCGTCTCCGCCGGGGACGCGGAGCCGAACATCCTCTTGCTCTCGATGCTGCTGCTGGTGGTCGGGCTCGCCTTCAAGGTCAGCGCCGTACCGTTCCACGCGTGGGCGCCGGACGCCTACGAGGGCGCGGTCACGCCGGTCACCACCTACATGGCGGTCGTGGTCAAGGCGGCTGTCTTCGGGGTGATGATCCGCGTCTTCCTCGTGGCCCTCGGCGACGAGACCGTCGCGAACGCCGACAGCGGCTGGCCGCCGGCCTTCGCCGGGCTCGCCGCCATCACGCTCGTCTTCGGCAACCTCGCCGCGCTGATCCAGAAGAGCGTCAAGCGCATGCTCGCGTACTCGTCCATCAGCCACGCGGGCTTCATGCTCCTCGGCCTGGTGGCGGCCTGGAAGACGGACGGCGGCGTCGGGCTCAGCGCGCTCCTCTACTACCTCGCGGCGTACACCGTCTCGAACGTGCTCGCCTTCGCGTCGCTGATCCTCGTCGGCTCGCGCGGCAAGGAAGCGGTCAGCTACGACGACCTCGCCGGCGTCGGCCGCCGTCACCCCTGGGTGGGCGTGCCCATGGCGCTCGGCGTCCTGTCGCTGATGGGCTTCCCGCCCCTCGCCGGCTTCTTCGGCAAGTACTACGTCATCCTCGCGGCCGTCGAAGGCGGCGGCGGCCTGGTGTGGCTGTCGGTGCTGGCGGTGATCTTCAGCGCGGTTGGCGCCTACTACTACCTCCGGGTCCTCGTGGTCATGTACATGAAGGAGCCGGAGGAGGGCGCGCCGATCGCGGTGCCGATGCGCAGCGGCCACGTCACCGCGGTCATCGTGATCGCGAGCTACTTCGTGGTGCGAATGGGCCTGACGCCTGAGGACTACCTCGCGCTCGTCAGCCAGGTGGCGGATCCGACGCAGGCCGTCGAGTGGACGACGTTCCTCTACGACGCCGGCATCGCGCTCGTCGCGGGCGGCGTCGCGGGCGCGCTGGCCACGATGGGCGGCGGCTCGCGCGACGAGTCCGCGGCCGAGCCCGCGGCCTGA
- a CDS encoding NADH-quinone oxidoreductase subunit M — protein MSDVLTTLLLFPLPWVLVTLFVGRLLPEKAGPLGYAIAMAGAVLVSTAVIGTPSTEGYLSALLAWPALGAIMLLFVPRQWVDGIRRVASIWLWAGFVLSLYLLGPVVREALAPDADTLAEAGPLTAFFWSHVCAPFFGGFAQEGLTFASASYQLLEQAPWIESFGISYKVGVDGISLWLVILTTLLTPIALDVSWNSVKTKVKEYAFAFLMLEVGMLGAFLALDLFLFYVFWELMLVPMYLIIGVWGGKDRVYAAVKFFIYTMVGSLLMLVALLYVVIQFRYAPENTAQVMTFDLEQISFLMLPRTEQLVLFFAFALAFAIKVPMFPFHTWLPDAHVQAPTGGSVILAAVLLKLGGYGFIRFAMPLFPWASRYVAPSLAVFAIIGIVYGAYCAWVQRDVKKLVAYSSVSHLGFVMLGIFSMTEGGVAGGILQMVSHGISTGALFILVGVIYDRRHTRDLADFGGLAKVMPAYTTLFVIVAMSSVGLPGTNGFVGEFMVLSGTFVSSTFNVYQKVFTLIAATGVILAAIYMLHAVLKTFWGPVKNPENENLADLTGRERWIMAPLVVLIFWIGLVPNFFLHPMEASVDAFMGRWNARAIVAFQDDSLRILPGAFPEEAAPEGEAAEEEEAEEGETAAREDEADGPTAAVLAPGSATQRPVRLAQLGADR, from the coding sequence ATGAGCGACGTGTTGACGACCCTCTTGCTCTTCCCCCTCCCGTGGGTGCTCGTCACCCTCTTCGTGGGGCGACTCCTGCCCGAGAAGGCCGGCCCGCTCGGCTACGCGATCGCCATGGCGGGCGCGGTGCTCGTGAGCACGGCCGTCATCGGCACGCCGTCGACCGAGGGCTACCTCTCGGCGCTGCTGGCGTGGCCGGCGCTCGGCGCGATCATGCTGCTCTTCGTCCCGCGCCAGTGGGTCGACGGCATCCGCCGCGTGGCCAGCATCTGGCTCTGGGCGGGCTTCGTGCTCTCGCTCTACCTGCTCGGCCCGGTCGTGCGTGAGGCGCTCGCCCCCGACGCGGACACCCTGGCCGAGGCCGGCCCTCTCACGGCGTTCTTCTGGAGCCACGTCTGCGCCCCGTTCTTCGGCGGCTTCGCGCAGGAGGGGCTCACCTTCGCCAGCGCGAGCTACCAGCTCCTCGAGCAGGCGCCGTGGATCGAGAGCTTCGGCATCTCGTACAAGGTCGGCGTGGACGGCATCAGCCTCTGGTTGGTCATCCTCACCACGCTCCTGACGCCCATCGCGCTCGACGTCTCGTGGAACAGCGTCAAGACGAAGGTCAAGGAGTACGCCTTCGCCTTCCTCATGCTCGAGGTCGGCATGCTCGGCGCGTTCCTCGCGCTCGACCTGTTCCTCTTCTACGTCTTCTGGGAGCTGATGCTGGTGCCGATGTACCTCATCATCGGCGTCTGGGGCGGCAAGGATCGGGTCTACGCGGCCGTCAAGTTCTTCATCTACACGATGGTCGGCAGCCTGCTCATGCTGGTCGCGCTCCTGTACGTGGTGATCCAGTTCCGCTACGCGCCCGAGAACACCGCGCAGGTCATGACCTTCGACCTCGAGCAGATCAGCTTCCTGATGCTGCCGCGCACCGAGCAGCTGGTGCTCTTCTTCGCCTTCGCCCTGGCGTTCGCGATCAAGGTCCCGATGTTCCCGTTCCACACCTGGCTGCCGGATGCGCACGTGCAGGCGCCGACGGGTGGCTCGGTGATCCTGGCCGCGGTGCTCCTGAAGCTCGGCGGCTACGGCTTCATCCGGTTCGCGATGCCGCTCTTCCCGTGGGCCAGCCGCTACGTGGCGCCGAGCCTCGCGGTGTTCGCGATCATCGGCATCGTCTACGGCGCGTACTGCGCCTGGGTGCAGCGTGACGTGAAGAAGCTCGTCGCGTACTCGTCGGTGAGCCACCTCGGCTTCGTCATGCTGGGCATCTTCAGCATGACCGAGGGCGGCGTGGCCGGCGGCATCCTGCAGATGGTCAGCCACGGCATCTCGACCGGCGCGCTCTTCATCCTGGTTGGCGTCATCTACGACCGCCGACACACGCGCGACCTCGCCGACTTCGGCGGCCTCGCGAAGGTGATGCCCGCCTACACGACGCTCTTCGTCATCGTCGCGATGAGCTCGGTCGGCCTGCCTGGCACGAACGGCTTCGTCGGCGAGTTCATGGTGCTGAGCGGCACCTTCGTCTCGTCCACGTTCAACGTCTACCAGAAGGTCTTCACCCTGATCGCCGCCACCGGCGTGATCCTCGCGGCCATCTACATGCTGCACGCGGTGCTCAAGACGTTCTGGGGCCCGGTGAAGAACCCCGAGAACGAGAACCTCGCCGACCTGACGGGCCGCGAGCGGTGGATCATGGCCCCGCTCGTCGTGCTCATCTTCTGGATCGGCCTGGTGCCGAACTTCTTCCTGCACCCGATGGAGGCGTCGGTCGACGCGTTCATGGGCCGCTGGAACGCCCGCGCGATCGTCGCGTTCCAGGACGACTCGCTGCGCATCTTGCCCGGCGCCTTCCCCGAGGAGGCCGCCCCCGAGGGTGAGGCCGCCGAAGAAGAAGAAGCGGAGGAGGGCGAGACCGCGGCCCGCGAGGACGAGGCCGACGGCCCGACCGCCGCGGTGCTCGCGCCAGGTAGCGCAACGCAACGCCCCGTCCGCCTCGCCCAGCTCGGAGCTGACCGATGA